A section of the Candidatus Omnitrophota bacterium genome encodes:
- a CDS encoding N-glycosylase/DNA lyase: protein MKSPALSVRDLAAQHRKIKTDIKKRLKGFSRLHKGADEDIFQELCFCILTANANALHCDRAIKDVRNAGLLLKGRACQLKPKLKGRVRFHNKKADFIVLARNLFKRGKGVNIKGRLDFSDPIAVREWLVDNIKGYGYKEASHFLRNIGLGKDIAILDRHILKNLKRYGVIGRVPASVGSRSVYLAIEDKMRDFSRRTGIPLAEMDLLFWSLQTGFIFK, encoded by the coding sequence ATGAAAAGTCCCGCCCTATCCGTAAGAGATCTCGCAGCCCAACACCGAAAAATAAAAACTGATATTAAAAAAAGGCTTAAGGGGTTTTCGCGTCTGCATAAAGGCGCCGACGAGGACATCTTCCAGGAGCTCTGTTTCTGCATACTTACGGCTAATGCGAACGCGCTCCACTGCGACCGCGCGATAAAGGACGTCAGGAATGCGGGTTTACTTTTAAAGGGGAGAGCCTGTCAGCTTAAGCCGAAGCTGAAAGGCAGGGTGAGGTTCCATAATAAGAAAGCGGACTTCATAGTCTTGGCCCGCAACCTCTTTAAGCGCGGCAAAGGCGTCAATATAAAGGGAAGGCTCGATTTCAGCGATCCTATCGCTGTCAGGGAATGGCTTGTTGATAACATCAAGGGCTATGGATATAAGGAAGCGAGCCATTTTTTGAGGAATATAGGGCTGGGCAAGGATATAGCTATACTCGACAGGCATATATTGAAGAACCTTAAGCGGTACGGCGTGATAGGCAGGGTGCCTGCTTCGGTCGGCAGTAGGTCGGTCTATCTTGCCATAGAAGATAAGATGAGGGATTTTTCCCGCAGGACCGGAATCCCCTTAGCAGAGATGGACCTCCTCTTCTGGTCCCTCCAGACCGGATTCATATTTAAGTAG
- a CDS encoding glutaredoxin domain-containing protein produces the protein MDKQVTVYSTATCPFCIRAKQYLKENNIQFTDIDVSSDHDKAQEMIKKSGQMGVPVIEIDGSIIVGFDKEKIKEALGI, from the coding sequence ATGGATAAACAAGTAACGGTCTACAGCACAGCAACCTGCCCGTTCTGCATAAGGGCGAAGCAGTACCTCAAAGAGAACAATATACAGTTCACCGATATCGATGTCTCTTCAGATCATGATAAGGCGCAGGAGATGATAAAGAAGTCGGGACAGATGGGCGTGCCGGTCATAGAGATAGACGGCAGCATAATAGTGGGATTCGACAAAGAGAAGATAAAAGAAGCTCTCGGGATATAA
- a CDS encoding HAD-IA family hydrolase: protein MISADAIFFDVDGTLVDSKEDIADAINYTLKSLGLKNKPTDLIVSYIGTGVKDLVKKSLGEDNIALAQKAEDIFSRYYPKHSADKSRLYPHVKEVLEYFKYKRKFIITNRYNRFADITLRGLGVREYFEDIFGGDDETCLKPSACVLNRILPKLKLEKDKVVIVGDMAIDVETGKNSGVRACWVTYGLGKAEEVEPLKPDFTIGDMAELKDIVR from the coding sequence ATGATATCCGCAGACGCCATATTCTTCGATGTCGACGGAACGCTCGTCGACTCGAAGGAGGATATAGCAGACGCGATAAATTATACGCTCAAATCGCTAGGCCTGAAGAATAAGCCTACTGACCTTATAGTCTCGTACATCGGCACGGGCGTTAAAGATCTTGTGAAAAAGAGCCTGGGAGAAGATAATATAGCCCTGGCGCAAAAGGCGGAAGATATATTCAGCCGGTATTATCCGAAACATTCCGCCGACAAGTCCAGGCTGTATCCCCACGTAAAAGAAGTCCTGGAATATTTTAAATACAAAAGAAAGTTCATTATAACGAACAGGTACAACAGGTTTGCCGATATTACGCTGCGCGGGTTGGGCGTAAGGGAATACTTCGAAGATATATTCGGCGGTGACGACGAGACCTGCCTTAAGCCTTCCGCCTGTGTCTTGAACAGGATCCTCCCGAAGTTAAAATTGGAAAAAGATAAAGTGGTCATCGTCGGCGACATGGCAATAGATGTGGAGACGGGAAAGAATTCCGGCGTAAGGGCGTGTTGGGTGACATATGGATTGGGTAAGGCCGAAGAGGTCGAGCCTCTGAAGCCCGATTTTACGATAGGTGATATGGCGGAGTTGAAGGATATAGTAAGATGA
- a CDS encoding FAD-dependent oxidoreductase has protein sequence MYDLIIIGAGPAGITAAVYAARKRLNFLVITQDIGGQAAWSGDIENYTGYQFITGPDLAAKFEEHMRKYKIDVKEGEEALEADRIGSAVVVRTNKGKYEAKTLIIASGKVSKELGVPGEKEFKNKGLTYCATCDGPLFAGKDVAVIGGGNSALDASLQLIKIAKKVYLIDINPSLGGDAVMRDKVEKSNVVTIMNKTVVTTIVGDKMVTGVKVISDGKEDLLAVQGIFVEIGLIPNSNFANDVKKNQYGEIVVNCKNETNIQGVFAAGDVTDVPEKQIVIAAGEGSKAALSAFKYLNQTK, from the coding sequence ATGTATGACTTGATAATTATAGGAGCCGGACCCGCCGGGATCACTGCCGCAGTATATGCCGCGCGTAAACGGCTGAACTTCCTCGTCATAACGCAGGACATCGGCGGACAGGCTGCCTGGAGCGGCGACATAGAGAATTATACCGGATACCAGTTCATCACCGGTCCTGACCTCGCGGCCAAGTTTGAAGAGCATATGCGTAAGTATAAGATAGACGTGAAAGAGGGAGAGGAGGCGCTGGAAGCGGACAGGATAGGGTCTGCTGTCGTTGTCAGGACCAATAAAGGAAAATATGAGGCAAAGACCCTCATAATAGCGTCAGGCAAGGTATCGAAAGAATTGGGCGTGCCGGGAGAGAAAGAGTTTAAAAATAAGGGGCTGACTTATTGCGCGACCTGTGACGGGCCGCTCTTTGCGGGAAAAGACGTTGCTGTTATAGGCGGCGGTAATTCCGCGCTGGACGCGAGCCTGCAGCTTATAAAGATAGCAAAGAAGGTGTATCTGATAGATATTAATCCCTCTCTTGGCGGTGATGCCGTTATGCGGGATAAGGTTGAAAAGTCTAATGTCGTGACTATCATGAATAAGACCGTTGTTACAACCATCGTTGGGGATAAGATGGTGACCGGGGTAAAGGTTATAAGTGACGGCAAGGAGGACCTTCTGGCTGTCCAGGGTATTTTTGTAGAGATAGGACTTATCCCTAATTCCAATTTTGCCAACGACGTAAAGAAGAATCAATACGGCGAGATAGTGGTCAACTGTAAGAACGAGACCAATATCCAGGGTGTATTTGCCGCCGGCGACGTAACCGATGTTCCGGAAAAACAGATCGTAATAGCCGCGGGGGAAGGCTCTAAGGCCGCGCTCTCGGCATTCAAATACCTTAACCAGACGAAATGA